A region from the Cystobacter ferrugineus genome encodes:
- a CDS encoding CBS domain-containing protein, protein MKTLKDVMTREEEVLDPHATLRQAAEMMRRLDADSLPVCSEGKLVGLVTDRDLVVRGVAMGHDVDVSRVSSVMNEDVEGLAPDTPLEEAMRRMEDASLDRLWLVDEERHLLGHVSRSTLFPDVPHAPTRRELEEFFGSGASWH, encoded by the coding sequence ATGAAGACCCTCAAGGACGTGATGACGCGCGAAGAAGAAGTGCTCGACCCCCACGCCACCCTGCGACAGGCCGCGGAGATGATGCGCCGGCTCGACGCCGACAGCCTCCCGGTCTGCTCGGAAGGCAAGCTGGTGGGGCTGGTGACGGATCGGGATCTCGTGGTGCGCGGCGTCGCCATGGGACACGACGTGGATGTCTCCCGGGTGTCCTCCGTGATGAACGAGGACGTCGAGGGACTCGCTCCCGACACCCCCCTGGAGGAGGCGATGCGGAGGATGGAGGACGCATCCCTGGACAGATTGTGGCTCGTGGACGAGGAGCGCCACCTGCTCGGCCACGTGTCCCGGAGCACGCTCTTCCCCGACGTGCCCCATGCCCCCACGCGGCGCGAGCTGGAGGAGTTCTTCGGCTCCGGGGCCTCGTGGCACTGA
- a CDS encoding helix-turn-helix domain-containing protein, protein MDETPQPGLGTRLRMARTRLDLTQEQVAHAVGFVPTVYGRIERGDMLPSVPKLRELCVVLGVSADQLLALPPPSRPNDQEPAEEELETQPALRRLAMLVRALPPARFRLFRVALQTLLEPPEEEKTSEP, encoded by the coding sequence ATGGACGAAACGCCACAACCCGGTCTCGGCACCCGCCTGAGGATGGCCCGAACCCGATTGGATCTCACCCAGGAGCAGGTGGCCCACGCCGTGGGGTTCGTCCCCACGGTCTATGGGCGAATCGAGCGCGGGGACATGCTGCCGAGCGTCCCCAAACTCCGGGAGTTGTGCGTTGTCCTGGGAGTCTCAGCCGACCAGCTCCTGGCCCTTCCTCCACCTTCCCGCCCGAACGACCAGGAACCGGCCGAGGAGGAGCTCGAAACACAGCCCGCCTTGCGCCGCCTCGCCATGCTGGTGCGCGCCCTGCCCCCAGCCCGCTTCCGGCTGTTCCGGGTGGCGCTCCAGACGCTCCTCGAGCCGCCCGAGGAGGAAAAAACCAGCGAGCCCTGA
- a CDS encoding DUF423 domain-containing protein has protein sequence MRLWLILGAASAFLSVAAGAFGAHALRTRLPPDLQTIFETGARYHMYHSLGLIAIGLLAHLRPSPLLTGAGWALVVGIVLFSGSLYALALSGVRVLGAITPLGGVAFLVGWVLFALAAWRQG, from the coding sequence ATGCGTCTGTGGCTCATTCTCGGCGCGGCAAGCGCTTTCCTGTCGGTGGCGGCTGGAGCTTTCGGTGCACATGCCCTGCGCACGAGGCTCCCGCCGGACCTGCAAACCATCTTCGAAACAGGCGCGCGTTACCACATGTATCACTCGCTGGGGCTCATCGCGATCGGGCTGCTCGCACACCTGCGGCCCAGCCCCCTGCTCACTGGCGCGGGATGGGCCCTGGTGGTGGGCATCGTGCTCTTCTCCGGCAGCCTGTACGCCCTGGCCCTCTCCGGCGTGCGCGTCCTGGGCGCCATCACCCCGCTGGGGGGCGTGGCCTTCCTCGTGGGCTGGGTGCTCTTCGCCCTCGCCGCCTGGCGGCAGGGCTGA
- a CDS encoding response regulator, with translation MTPPFAPGGADFPSGKARLHVWSSFRRQNAKGPTWVCVPINGKKAPVSDLPVSPPSAAPSPSSTLSRVDVLAVDDTPANLRALEVLMADLGANVITAASGDEALRLLLEREFALILLDVQMPGMDGYDTASLIRMRERTRHIPIIYITAFNRSEVNVSRGYELGAVDYLFKPIVPEILRTKVSVFLELHRKKEEVRRQEALLRQAESRAHAQQLAEARAHYERSLLQQEVERERKVSEAREQRAQELAKLVQEKEQAQAELSAVAREREQLILALREADRRKDEFLAMLAHELRNPLAPVRHALEVFQLRAPQDEILQRAFASADRQVSHMTRLVDDLLDVSRITRGKVEIRPRLVTFKEIVDGAIQACDPFIQQRHHTLTVSLPEEPLILNVDSTRMTQVVANLLHNAAKYTPSGGRIELTARRDNADLVLSVRDNGVGLRPEMLQRVFDLFVQVDPGSDRAQGGLGLGLTLVRSLVEMHGGRVSAHSSGLSQGSEFIVRLPLPAEATAPLALPNMLKSAASNGLSLRPLNILLVEDNPDIRETLRDLLELHGHHVAEASDGRAAVELVLSQRPQVALVDIGLPELDGYQVAELVRASAGGADTRLVALTGYGHPEDRKRALAAGFDAHLVKPVSSEDLSQVLKRLCNAA, from the coding sequence ATGACCCCACCTTTCGCTCCCGGGGGCGCCGACTTCCCATCCGGTAAGGCCCGTCTGCACGTCTGGTCGTCATTCAGACGACAGAATGCGAAAGGACCGACCTGGGTCTGCGTCCCGATAAACGGTAAAAAAGCGCCCGTGTCCGACCTGCCGGTTAGCCCGCCCTCCGCCGCCCCCTCGCCGTCTTCCACGCTCTCCCGAGTCGATGTGCTGGCCGTGGACGATACGCCCGCGAACCTTCGTGCACTGGAGGTGCTGATGGCTGATCTCGGCGCCAACGTCATCACCGCCGCGTCAGGCGACGAAGCGCTGCGCCTGCTGCTCGAGCGGGAGTTCGCCCTCATCCTCCTGGATGTGCAGATGCCCGGAATGGACGGGTACGACACCGCGTCCCTCATTCGCATGCGCGAGCGGACGCGGCACATCCCCATCATCTACATCACCGCGTTCAACCGCAGTGAGGTGAACGTCTCGCGGGGTTATGAGCTGGGCGCGGTGGACTACCTCTTCAAGCCCATCGTTCCGGAGATCCTCCGCACCAAGGTCAGCGTGTTCCTGGAGCTGCACCGCAAGAAGGAGGAGGTGCGCCGGCAGGAGGCGCTCTTGCGGCAGGCGGAGAGCCGTGCCCATGCCCAGCAGCTCGCCGAGGCGCGGGCTCATTACGAGCGCTCCCTGTTGCAGCAGGAAGTCGAGCGCGAGCGCAAGGTGTCCGAGGCGCGCGAGCAACGCGCCCAGGAGCTGGCGAAGCTGGTGCAGGAGAAGGAACAGGCCCAGGCGGAGCTGTCCGCGGTGGCACGCGAGCGCGAGCAGCTCATCCTCGCGCTGCGCGAGGCGGACCGCCGCAAGGACGAGTTCCTCGCCATGCTGGCCCACGAGCTGCGCAACCCCCTGGCTCCCGTCCGGCACGCGCTCGAGGTCTTCCAGCTACGTGCCCCGCAGGATGAGATCCTCCAGCGTGCCTTCGCCAGCGCGGATCGCCAGGTGAGCCACATGACGCGGCTGGTGGATGACCTGCTGGACGTCAGCCGCATCACCCGGGGCAAGGTGGAGATCCGGCCCCGCCTGGTCACCTTCAAGGAGATCGTGGATGGCGCCATCCAGGCGTGCGATCCCTTCATCCAACAGCGCCACCACACGCTGACCGTGAGCCTGCCCGAGGAGCCGCTGATCCTGAACGTGGATTCCACCCGGATGACCCAGGTGGTGGCCAACCTGCTGCACAACGCGGCCAAGTACACGCCGTCTGGCGGACGCATCGAACTGACGGCGCGGCGAGACAACGCGGATCTCGTCCTCTCCGTGCGTGACAACGGCGTCGGCCTCCGGCCGGAGATGCTCCAGCGCGTCTTCGATCTCTTCGTGCAGGTGGACCCCGGCAGCGACCGGGCGCAGGGAGGACTGGGGCTCGGCCTCACCCTGGTGCGCAGCCTGGTGGAGATGCATGGCGGACGAGTGAGCGCCCACAGCTCGGGCCTCTCCCAGGGCAGCGAGTTCATCGTGCGCCTGCCGCTCCCCGCCGAGGCCACCGCGCCCCTGGCGCTCCCGAACATGTTGAAGTCCGCCGCCTCGAACGGCCTGTCCCTGAGGCCGCTGAACATCCTCCTGGTGGAGGACAACCCGGACATCCGCGAGACGCTGCGCGATCTGCTCGAGCTGCACGGCCACCATGTGGCGGAGGCCAGCGACGGGCGCGCCGCGGTGGAGCTGGTCCTCTCCCAGCGGCCCCAGGTGGCGCTGGTGGACATCGGTCTTCCCGAACTGGACGGCTATCAGGTGGCGGAGCTGGTGCGCGCCTCCGCCGGTGGCGCCGACACCCGGCTCGTCGCCCTCACCGGCTACGGCCACCCGGAGGATCGCAAACGCGCGCTCGCCGCCGGCTTCGACGCACATCTCGTGAAACCCGTGTCCTCCGAGGACCTGTCCCAGGTCTTGAAGCGGCTGTGCAACGCCGCCTGA
- a CDS encoding SET domain-containing protein has translation MPAPSPKKPTSRKPSLPAVQPFELRPSSIQGRGAFATRSIKKGERIIEYLGERISQEEADERYDDSAMARHHTFLFSVDDDTVIDAAREGNDARFINHSCAPNCQAFLEDERIYIYALRDIAVGEELSYDYGYERTEDMGPEEEALYVCRCGAPNCRGTILAPLKKEEPKKKASAKKSSKKTSSSKKKSSKKAPSKAGSKRASTARSGRGGKGRTRSARG, from the coding sequence ATGCCAGCTCCCTCCCCCAAGAAGCCCACCTCCCGTAAGCCCTCCCTTCCCGCGGTCCAGCCCTTCGAACTGCGGCCCTCGTCCATCCAGGGACGGGGCGCCTTCGCCACGCGCTCCATCAAGAAGGGCGAGCGCATCATCGAGTACCTCGGCGAGCGCATCTCCCAGGAGGAGGCGGATGAGCGCTACGACGACAGCGCCATGGCGCGCCACCACACCTTCCTCTTCAGCGTGGACGACGACACCGTCATCGACGCGGCGCGTGAGGGCAACGACGCCCGGTTCATCAACCACTCGTGCGCTCCCAACTGCCAGGCCTTCCTGGAGGACGAGCGCATCTACATCTACGCCCTGCGCGACATCGCCGTGGGCGAGGAGCTCAGCTACGACTATGGCTACGAGCGCACCGAGGACATGGGCCCCGAGGAGGAGGCGCTCTATGTGTGCCGCTGTGGCGCTCCCAATTGCCGGGGCACCATCCTCGCCCCCCTGAAGAAGGAGGAGCCCAAGAAGAAGGCGTCCGCGAAGAAGTCCTCGAAGAAGACTTCTTCCTCGAAGAAGAAGTCTTCAAAGAAGGCGCCCTCGAAGGCGGGGAGCAAGCGCGCGTCCACGGCCCGCTCCGGACGGGGAGGCAAGGGCCGTACGCGCTCGGCGCGTGGGTGA
- a CDS encoding DUF2267 domain-containing protein: MADEPERMEDELRLLRERRHRARCTRSYSLFLEKLGERSGLPREQARRALVSVLCALERPLRHVTADDPRAWLPLKLQEALQGCPLQGDDVPGPSGLEALLQRVEVDLGSDRARAESVTRAVLATLRACITEGEAQQVSDALPADMRALWARAC; the protein is encoded by the coding sequence ATGGCGGACGAGCCCGAGCGGATGGAGGACGAGCTACGGCTGTTGCGTGAGCGGCGGCACCGGGCCCGGTGCACCCGGAGCTATTCACTCTTCCTGGAGAAGCTCGGCGAGCGGAGCGGTCTGCCCAGGGAGCAGGCCCGGCGGGCACTCGTGTCGGTGTTGTGCGCGCTGGAACGGCCCCTGCGCCACGTCACGGCGGATGATCCGCGGGCGTGGCTTCCCTTGAAGCTCCAGGAAGCACTCCAAGGCTGTCCTCTCCAAGGAGACGACGTCCCCGGACCCTCCGGCCTGGAGGCGTTGCTCCAACGCGTGGAAGTGGACCTCGGCTCGGACCGGGCCCGGGCGGAGAGTGTGACCCGGGCGGTCCTCGCCACCCTCCGCGCCTGCATCACCGAGGGTGAAGCCCAACAGGTGAGCGATGCACTGCCCGCGGACATGCGGGCACTCTGGGCGCGAGCCTGCTGA
- a CDS encoding alpha/beta hydrolase family protein encodes MTLSLFAALALTAAPTASQPYTALDQVMMRRIQDPSVSPDGKRIAFVLRTTDLEANRGRTDLWLVNTDGTSPRQLTFTPESEGQPTWSPDGQSLYFLSSRGGSSQVFLMPLDGGESRAVTKLPLDVSAFRLSRDGRMLAVALEVYPDCPTLECTTQRQKEQAQKKNTGRVYGQLFVRHWDTWADGRRSHLFVLPVDGSAAPRDVMAGMDADGPSKPFGGPEEFTFTPDGKGLVFTARDVGRTEAWSTDLDLFLASVERPGKPRKLTEKNRATDTQPVFSPDGKTLAYLAMSRPGFEADRLRVVLRAWPDGPERVLAESWDRSVGALTWSADGKSLLATAGDTGQQPVFSLDVASGQVRTLMGQGSCSDPRALPDGRVVFLRDDLKSPADLYVMRADGSEPRQLTRVNADALARIRFGDFEQFSFPGWNGEKVHAFVVKPVDFDPKKKYPVAFLIHGGPQGSFGNHFHYRWNPQTYAGRGYVAVMVDFHGSTGYGQAFTDSISGDWGGKPLEDLRKGLAAALARYSFMDAGRVCALGASYGGFMINWIAGQEPDRFRCLVNHDGNLDEKLAYFNTEELWFPEWEHGGTPWENPEGFTKHNPIDHVAKWKTPMLVIHGGQDFRVVDTQGLSTFTVLQRRGIPSKLLYFPDENHWVVKPANSLQWHDEVLGWLDQWTKNPAPKAKTAK; translated from the coding sequence TTGACCCTCTCCCTCTTCGCGGCGCTCGCCCTGACCGCCGCGCCCACCGCTTCTCAGCCGTACACCGCCCTGGATCAGGTGATGATGCGCCGGATCCAGGATCCGAGCGTGTCTCCGGATGGCAAGCGCATCGCCTTCGTGCTGCGCACCACGGACCTGGAGGCCAACCGCGGCCGCACCGATCTGTGGCTCGTCAACACGGATGGGACTTCCCCGCGCCAGCTCACCTTCACTCCGGAGAGCGAGGGGCAGCCCACCTGGAGCCCCGATGGCCAGAGCCTCTATTTCCTCTCCTCGCGGGGCGGCTCGAGCCAGGTGTTCCTCATGCCGCTGGATGGGGGCGAATCGCGCGCCGTCACGAAGCTGCCCCTGGACGTGAGCGCCTTCCGCCTGTCGCGCGATGGCCGGATGCTCGCCGTGGCCCTGGAGGTCTATCCCGACTGCCCCACGCTGGAGTGTACCACCCAGCGCCAGAAGGAGCAGGCGCAGAAGAAGAACACGGGCCGCGTCTATGGGCAGCTCTTCGTCCGGCACTGGGATACCTGGGCGGATGGCCGGCGCTCGCACCTCTTCGTGCTGCCGGTGGATGGCTCCGCTGCTCCCCGCGACGTGATGGCCGGCATGGACGCGGACGGTCCCAGCAAGCCCTTCGGCGGCCCGGAGGAGTTCACCTTCACTCCGGATGGCAAGGGGCTCGTCTTCACCGCGCGCGACGTGGGCCGTACGGAGGCGTGGAGCACGGACCTGGATCTCTTCCTCGCGTCCGTGGAGCGTCCCGGCAAGCCGCGCAAGCTCACCGAGAAGAACCGCGCCACGGACACCCAGCCCGTGTTCAGCCCGGATGGCAAGACGCTCGCCTACCTGGCCATGTCGCGCCCGGGCTTCGAGGCGGACCGGCTGCGCGTGGTGTTGCGCGCGTGGCCGGATGGCCCGGAGCGCGTCCTCGCCGAGTCGTGGGATCGTTCGGTGGGCGCGCTCACCTGGAGCGCGGACGGCAAGTCGTTGCTCGCCACCGCGGGGGACACGGGGCAGCAGCCCGTCTTCTCCCTGGACGTGGCGAGCGGCCAGGTGCGCACGCTCATGGGACAGGGAAGCTGCTCCGACCCCCGGGCCCTGCCGGATGGCCGCGTCGTCTTCCTGCGCGATGATCTCAAGTCGCCCGCGGACCTGTACGTGATGCGCGCTGACGGCAGCGAGCCGCGCCAGCTCACGCGCGTCAACGCGGACGCCCTGGCGCGCATCCGCTTCGGTGACTTCGAGCAGTTCTCCTTCCCGGGTTGGAATGGCGAGAAGGTGCACGCCTTCGTGGTGAAGCCGGTCGACTTCGATCCGAAGAAGAAGTACCCGGTGGCCTTCCTCATCCACGGCGGCCCCCAGGGCAGCTTCGGCAACCACTTCCACTACCGGTGGAACCCGCAGACGTACGCGGGCCGGGGCTACGTGGCGGTGATGGTCGACTTCCACGGCTCCACGGGCTACGGCCAGGCCTTCACCGACTCCATCAGCGGGGACTGGGGCGGCAAGCCCCTGGAGGATTTGCGCAAGGGACTGGCGGCGGCGCTCGCACGCTACTCCTTCATGGACGCGGGCCGGGTGTGCGCGCTGGGCGCGAGCTATGGCGGCTTCATGATCAACTGGATCGCGGGCCAGGAGCCCGATCGCTTCCGGTGCCTGGTGAACCACGACGGCAACCTCGACGAGAAGCTGGCGTACTTCAACACCGAGGAGCTGTGGTTCCCCGAGTGGGAGCACGGGGGGACGCCGTGGGAGAATCCCGAGGGTTTCACGAAGCACAACCCGATCGATCACGTGGCGAAGTGGAAGACGCCCATGCTGGTCATCCACGGCGGGCAGGACTTCCGCGTGGTGGACACGCAGGGACTGTCCACCTTCACCGTGCTGCAGCGCCGGGGCATCCCCTCCAAGCTGCTCTACTTCCCGGACGAGAACCACTGGGTGGTCAAGCCCGCCAACAGCCTGCAGTGGCATGACGAGGTGCTGGGCTGGTTGGACCAGTGGACGAAGAACCCGGCGCCCAAGGCGAAGACCGCGAAGTAG
- a CDS encoding aminotransferase class V-fold PLP-dependent enzyme: MAPSPDFDAYRSEFPIVREQLAFNHAGVSPTSQRAANAIREWSEDLLLHGVRYERGWEARTEATRALAARIIGAEPEEIAFVRNTGHGLGLVAEGLDWRPGDEVAVAASIEYPSNVYPWLHLRDRGVNVREIEPREGGVTPEAVAAAITPRTRLVAVSSVQFASGHRTDLEAIGALCERAGVLFCVDGIQSVGCIPVDVKKCRIHFLSADSHKWMIGVAGIGFFYVDRNVLPRVRPVLVGWRSTTDAWNFNQSHFELRPDARKFEEGSHNYAGIYALHAALGLLLEVGVDAVAARIRELLVHADAELRALGCDTGPTPEHRAGILTFLPPRGDVTALAAHLSENLVSFSLRRGRIRLSPHFYIQPAEVDRVVALVRDFSGR, from the coding sequence ATGGCTCCGTCCCCTGATTTCGACGCCTACCGCTCCGAGTTCCCCATCGTGCGCGAGCAGCTCGCCTTCAACCACGCGGGCGTCTCGCCCACGAGCCAGCGGGCCGCCAATGCCATCCGCGAGTGGTCGGAGGACTTGCTGCTGCACGGCGTGCGCTACGAGCGGGGTTGGGAGGCGCGCACCGAGGCCACCCGGGCGCTCGCCGCCCGCATCATCGGCGCCGAGCCCGAGGAGATCGCCTTCGTGCGCAACACGGGGCATGGGCTCGGCCTCGTCGCCGAGGGGCTCGACTGGCGCCCCGGTGACGAGGTCGCCGTCGCCGCGTCCATCGAGTACCCCTCCAACGTCTATCCCTGGCTGCACCTGCGCGATCGTGGCGTGAACGTGCGGGAGATCGAACCGCGCGAGGGTGGGGTGACCCCCGAGGCCGTGGCCGCCGCGATCACCCCCCGTACCCGGCTCGTCGCCGTGAGCTCCGTGCAGTTCGCCTCGGGCCACCGCACGGACCTGGAGGCGATTGGCGCGCTGTGCGAGCGCGCGGGTGTCCTCTTCTGCGTGGATGGCATCCAGAGCGTGGGCTGCATCCCCGTGGACGTGAAGAAGTGCCGCATCCACTTCCTCAGCGCCGACAGCCACAAGTGGATGATCGGCGTGGCGGGCATCGGCTTCTTCTACGTGGACCGGAACGTGTTGCCGCGCGTGCGGCCCGTGCTCGTCGGCTGGCGCTCCACCACCGACGCCTGGAACTTCAACCAGTCCCACTTCGAGCTGCGCCCGGACGCCAGGAAGTTCGAGGAGGGCAGCCACAACTACGCGGGCATCTACGCGCTCCACGCCGCCCTGGGCCTGCTGCTGGAGGTGGGAGTGGACGCCGTCGCGGCGCGCATCCGCGAGCTGCTCGTCCACGCGGACGCGGAGCTGCGTGCCCTGGGGTGCGACACTGGCCCCACGCCCGAGCACCGCGCGGGAATCCTCACCTTCCTGCCACCCCGGGGGGACGTGACGGCGCTCGCCGCGCACCTCTCCGAGAACCTCGTGAGCTTCTCCCTGCGCCGGGGCCGCATCCGCCTCTCGCCCCACTTCTACATCCAGCCCGCCGAGGTGGACCGGGTCGTGGCGCTGGTGCGCGACTTCTCCGGACGGTGA